The following proteins are encoded in a genomic region of Cronobacter universalis NCTC 9529:
- a CDS encoding ribosomal protein uL16 3-hydroxylase, translating to MAYQLNLNWPEFLEKYWQKKPVVLKQAFANFIDPITPDELAGLAMEPEVDSRLVSHKNGKWHASNGPFEHFDGLGETGWSLLAQAVNHWHAPSAELVRPFRVLPDWRLDDLMISFSVPGGGVGPHIDQYDVFIIQGMGSRRWRVGDKLPMRQFCPHPALLHVDPFEPIIDEDLEPGDILYIPPGFPHDGFTHETALNYSVGFRGPNGRDLISSFADYALENDLGGEHYSDPDLTCRDHPGRVEAYELERIRQMMRAMINQPDDFTRWFGSFVTTPRHELDIAAAEPPYTAEEVREALLGGETLTRLAGLRVLNVNGRFFINSEQYDTVDPRAADALCRYTDISQSELGDALHHPAFIDELTALINQGYWFFDE from the coding sequence ATGGCTTACCAACTCAACCTCAACTGGCCGGAATTTTTAGAAAAATACTGGCAGAAAAAACCTGTCGTGCTGAAACAGGCGTTTGCGAATTTTATTGACCCGATCACGCCGGATGAGCTGGCCGGGCTGGCGATGGAGCCGGAGGTCGACAGCCGTCTGGTGAGCCACAAAAACGGCAAATGGCACGCCAGCAACGGCCCGTTTGAGCATTTCGACGGGCTGGGTGAAACGGGCTGGTCGCTGCTGGCGCAGGCGGTTAACCACTGGCACGCGCCCTCCGCCGAACTGGTGCGACCGTTTCGCGTACTGCCGGACTGGCGCCTGGACGATTTAATGATTTCATTTTCCGTACCGGGCGGCGGCGTCGGCCCGCATATCGACCAGTACGACGTGTTTATTATTCAGGGCATGGGTAGCCGCCGCTGGCGCGTGGGCGATAAGCTGCCGATGCGTCAGTTCTGCCCGCACCCGGCGCTGCTGCATGTCGACCCGTTCGAGCCGATTATCGATGAAGATCTCGAACCGGGGGATATTCTCTATATTCCACCCGGATTCCCGCATGACGGCTTTACCCACGAAACGGCGCTGAACTACTCCGTCGGTTTTCGTGGGCCAAACGGGCGCGATTTGATCAGCAGCTTTGCGGATTATGCGCTGGAAAACGATCTGGGCGGCGAGCACTACAGCGACCCGGATCTGACCTGCCGCGACCATCCGGGCCGCGTTGAGGCGTATGAGCTTGAGCGCATTCGCCAGATGATGCGGGCGATGATTAACCAGCCGGACGATTTTACCCGCTGGTTTGGCTCGTTCGTCACCACGCCGCGCCACGAGCTGGATATCGCCGCCGCCGAACCGCCTTACACGGCCGAAGAGGTGCGCGAGGCGCTGCTTGGCGGCGAAACGCTGACACGCCTTGCCGGCCTGCGGGTGCTGAACGTCAACGGCCGCTTTTTCATTAACAGCGAGCAGTACGACACCGTCGATCCGCGCGCGGCGGATGCGCTGTGCCGCTATACCGACATCAGCCAGAGTGAGCTTGGCGACGCGCTGCATCATCCGGCATTTATTGATGAGCTGACCGCGCTGATAAACCAGGGCTACTGGTTCTTCGACGAATAA
- the mgtA gene encoding magnesium-translocating P-type ATPase: MAKLNSRNMNNAAKKQAATFCIETASAERHQETLARLESSEKGLLEKEAQARLAAYGPNEVAHDNAPPALVQLLQAFNNPFIYVLMALALISFFTDYWYPLRAGQETDLTGVIIIVTMVMLSGLLRFWQEFRTNKAAQALKSMVSTTATVLRRTVSNRDGEKREIPVEDLVPGDIVYLSAGDLIPADLRLIASRDLFISQAILSGESLPVEKYDVTGHVQGKGAAADDIPDDNASLLERGNICLMGTNVASGTACGVVVATGAKTYFGSLAKSLVGNRTQTAFDKGVNSVSWLLIRFMLVMVPVVLLINGFTKGDWLDATFFALAVAVGLTPEMLPMIVSSNLAKGAIVMARRKVIVKRLNAIQNFGAMDVLCTDKTGTLTLDTIVLEKHLDCHGRDSLHVLSLAWLNSVNLSGSRNLMDQAVLASGQATLPASVHTGYFKIDELPFDFVRRRVSVVVERYGEHQQTLICKGAVEEMLSVSTHIREGDTVYALDDARRDAYLRLTRQYNARGFRVLVVATRELPQTGLDHPLCVADENGLIIEGMLTFLDPPKASAAQAIAALHEHGVTVKVLTGDNPLVAACICEEVGIARRETLTGDQIDDMDETQLAEAVERCAIFAKLTPLQKSRILRALQNNGHTVGFLGDGINDAPALRDADVGISVDSAADIAKESSDIILLEKDLMVLEQGVLTGRETFGNIIKYLNMTASSNFGNVFSVLVASAFLPFLPMLAIHLLVQNLMYDISQLSLPWDRMDKEFLRQPRKWDAQNIKRFMIWMGPTSSLFDMATFAVMWFVFAANSPAAQSLFQSGWFVEGLLSQTLVVHMLRTRKIPFIQSRAALPVLITTGIVMAIGIAIPFSPLGHMIGLVPLPWAYFPWLAGILFTYCVVVQAMKRLYIRKFGQWF, translated from the coding sequence ATGGCAAAGCTCAATTCCAGAAACATGAATAACGCCGCAAAAAAACAGGCGGCGACGTTTTGCATCGAAACGGCGTCAGCGGAGCGCCACCAGGAGACATTAGCGCGGCTGGAAAGCAGCGAAAAAGGGCTGCTGGAAAAAGAGGCGCAGGCGCGCCTTGCCGCTTACGGCCCGAATGAAGTGGCGCATGACAACGCGCCGCCTGCGCTGGTGCAGCTGCTCCAGGCGTTCAATAACCCGTTTATCTATGTGCTGATGGCGCTGGCGCTGATCAGCTTCTTTACCGATTACTGGTATCCGCTGCGCGCAGGGCAGGAGACCGATCTGACCGGCGTGATTATCATCGTCACGATGGTGATGCTGAGCGGCCTGCTGCGCTTCTGGCAGGAGTTTCGCACCAATAAAGCGGCGCAGGCGCTGAAGTCGATGGTAAGCACCACGGCGACGGTGCTGCGCCGTACCGTCAGCAACCGCGACGGCGAGAAGCGCGAAATCCCGGTCGAAGATCTGGTGCCGGGCGATATCGTGTACCTCTCGGCAGGCGATCTCATCCCGGCGGATTTACGGCTTATCGCCTCACGGGATCTGTTCATCAGCCAGGCGATACTGAGCGGCGAGTCGCTGCCGGTGGAGAAATATGACGTCACCGGCCATGTGCAGGGTAAAGGCGCCGCCGCAGATGATATTCCCGACGACAACGCCAGCCTGCTGGAGCGGGGCAATATCTGCCTGATGGGCACCAATGTCGCGAGCGGAACCGCCTGCGGCGTGGTGGTGGCGACCGGCGCGAAAACGTATTTCGGATCGCTTGCGAAATCGCTTGTCGGCAACCGCACCCAGACGGCTTTTGATAAAGGCGTGAACAGCGTCAGCTGGCTGCTGATCCGCTTTATGCTGGTGATGGTGCCGGTAGTGCTGCTCATTAACGGCTTCACCAAAGGCGACTGGCTGGACGCCACGTTTTTCGCGCTGGCCGTCGCGGTGGGCCTGACGCCTGAAATGCTGCCGATGATTGTCAGCTCTAATCTGGCGAAGGGCGCCATTGTCATGGCCCGTCGCAAGGTGATTGTAAAGCGCCTGAACGCCATACAGAATTTCGGCGCGATGGATGTGCTCTGCACCGATAAAACCGGCACGCTTACCCTGGACACCATCGTTCTGGAAAAACATCTGGACTGCCACGGCCGCGACAGTCTGCATGTGCTGTCACTCGCCTGGCTGAACAGCGTCAACCTGAGCGGCTCGCGAAACCTGATGGACCAGGCGGTGCTGGCCTCCGGGCAGGCCACGCTTCCGGCGTCGGTGCACACCGGCTATTTCAAGATAGACGAACTGCCGTTTGATTTTGTGCGCCGCCGCGTCTCTGTGGTCGTGGAGCGCTATGGCGAGCATCAGCAGACGCTTATCTGCAAGGGCGCCGTTGAAGAGATGCTCTCTGTTTCGACGCATATTCGCGAGGGCGACACGGTTTATGCGCTCGATGACGCGCGCCGCGACGCGTACCTGCGCTTAACGCGTCAGTACAATGCGCGGGGCTTCCGGGTGCTGGTGGTGGCGACCCGCGAACTGCCACAGACAGGGCTGGATCATCCGCTCTGCGTGGCGGACGAAAACGGGCTGATTATCGAAGGGATGCTGACATTTCTCGACCCGCCGAAAGCGAGCGCGGCGCAGGCGATCGCTGCGCTCCATGAGCACGGCGTGACCGTGAAAGTCCTTACCGGCGATAACCCCCTGGTGGCGGCCTGTATCTGCGAGGAGGTGGGGATCGCCCGTCGCGAGACCCTCACAGGCGATCAAATTGACGACATGGACGAGACGCAGCTTGCTGAGGCGGTTGAGCGCTGCGCGATTTTCGCGAAGCTGACGCCGCTGCAGAAATCCCGCATTCTGCGGGCGCTGCAAAATAACGGTCACACGGTCGGGTTTCTGGGCGACGGCATTAATGATGCGCCCGCCCTGCGGGATGCGGATGTCGGGATTTCAGTCGACAGCGCGGCGGATATCGCCAAAGAGTCGTCGGACATCATTTTGCTGGAAAAAGATCTGATGGTGCTGGAGCAGGGGGTGCTGACCGGGCGCGAGACCTTCGGCAATATCATCAAATACCTGAACATGACCGCCAGCTCTAACTTCGGCAATGTCTTTTCGGTGCTGGTGGCGAGCGCGTTTCTGCCGTTCCTGCCGATGCTGGCCATTCATCTGCTGGTGCAGAACCTGATGTACGACATTTCGCAGCTTTCGCTGCCGTGGGATCGCATGGATAAGGAGTTTCTGCGTCAGCCGCGTAAATGGGATGCGCAGAATATTAAGCGCTTTATGATCTGGATGGGGCCGACCTCGTCGCTGTTCGATATGGCGACCTTTGCGGTGATGTGGTTTGTGTTTGCCGCCAACTCGCCCGCGGCGCAGTCGCTCTTTCAGTCCGGCTGGTTTGTGGAGGGCCTGCTGTCGCAGACGCTGGTGGTGCATATGCTGCGTACCCGGAAAATCCCGTTTATCCAGAGCCGCGCCGCGCTGCCGGTGCTGATAACCACAGGGATCGTGATGGCGATCGGCATCGCCATTCCGTTCTCGCCGCTCGGCCATATGATTGGCCTGGTGCCGCTGCCGTGGGCGTATTTCCCGTGGCTGGCGGGGATTCTTTTCACCTATTGCGTGGTCGTGCAGGCCATGAAACGGTTGTACATCCGCAAATTCGGACAGTGGTTCTGA
- a CDS encoding SLC5/6 family protein: MTISTTTDSGLPARTAWTFRDTLWMLGVYGATVGAGTLFLPVEIGTRGPLVFLLLLVLGIPLSLVPHVLICRVFMRDNQPDDGTLPLFGAFFGAKGRAAIRVFFCVAHFPVTLVYAISLVNALSDYLVNRLHVAPVNRALLAFIVVAGLFLALSKGRDKVVSMMGALALPFALSLLLIAVIQIPAWSLANFSLPLIPAGEPAGDAFKNIWLTLPLISFALCSAPLIAPLASYYRESGHGGEVKSVRVVRVAYALIIFSIVFFVLSCLLANPPAVFARAKAENLNMLSVMQSQGGLDLLFILAPFIAIVGMTKSFLGVCLPVAETITALVAERAGMKKHAKTLAFLAMFVVTFGVVDLNPDVITLIETVCGPLTAIFLFLIPTYLIYTRDALRSLRGPTAIVVATGGLLTVSALLYSTF, translated from the coding sequence ATGACAATATCAACCACCACGGACAGCGGCCTGCCGGCCCGTACCGCCTGGACATTCAGAGATACCCTCTGGATGCTGGGCGTCTACGGCGCCACCGTCGGCGCGGGAACCCTGTTTCTTCCTGTTGAAATCGGCACGCGCGGCCCGCTGGTTTTTCTTCTGCTGCTGGTGCTGGGCATTCCCCTCTCGCTGGTGCCGCATGTCCTGATCTGCCGCGTGTTTATGCGCGACAACCAGCCGGATGACGGCACGCTGCCACTGTTTGGCGCGTTTTTCGGCGCGAAGGGCAGAGCGGCAATTCGAGTTTTCTTCTGCGTCGCGCATTTTCCGGTCACGCTGGTTTATGCCATCTCACTGGTCAACGCGCTCTCAGATTATCTGGTCAATCGCCTGCATGTCGCCCCGGTGAACCGCGCGCTGCTGGCGTTTATCGTGGTGGCGGGACTCTTCCTGGCGCTCAGTAAAGGCCGCGATAAAGTGGTCAGCATGATGGGCGCGCTGGCGCTGCCGTTTGCGCTGTCGCTGCTGCTGATAGCGGTTATCCAGATCCCCGCCTGGAGCCTGGCGAATTTCAGCCTGCCGCTGATCCCGGCAGGCGAGCCTGCGGGTGACGCGTTTAAAAATATCTGGCTGACGCTGCCGCTTATCTCCTTCGCGCTCTGCTCCGCGCCGCTGATTGCGCCGCTGGCGTCGTACTATCGTGAAAGCGGCCACGGCGGCGAAGTGAAATCGGTGCGGGTGGTACGTGTGGCGTATGCGCTGATTATTTTCAGCATCGTGTTCTTTGTGCTGAGCTGTCTTCTGGCGAATCCGCCGGCCGTCTTTGCCAGAGCGAAAGCGGAAAACCTCAATATGCTCTCGGTGATGCAGAGCCAGGGCGGCCTGGATCTGCTGTTTATCCTCGCGCCGTTTATCGCCATCGTCGGGATGACCAAATCGTTCCTCGGCGTGTGCCTGCCGGTGGCGGAAACCATCACGGCGCTGGTGGCCGAGCGCGCTGGCATGAAGAAACATGCGAAGACGCTCGCGTTCCTGGCGATGTTTGTGGTGACATTTGGCGTGGTGGATCTTAACCCGGACGTGATCACGCTGATTGAAACCGTCTGCGGGCCGCTGACCGCCATCTTCCTGTTCCTGATCCCGACGTACCTGATTTACACCCGCGATGCGCTGCGCTCGCTGCGCGGCCCTACGGCTATCGTGGTGGCCACCGGCGGCCTGTTGACGGTTTCCGCGCTGCTTTACAGTACGTTCTGA
- a CDS encoding AAA family ATPase — protein MTPPNNLFTIEPQHDRKAFYSQLKEHGIHASDLMGMLACGNIPPVMYRESEILSALAILSCRNTNSLVVSGNEGVGKSCFVRNLSRYLLQIQPGCHLAEINMVSLYAGNTSQEEVGKKLALAVELAERHKVILYLDGTHAFTGENGQLSPGMRVLNSLRPYLMTPFRCIISAPCEATETLKSDATYKKRFRFITLCSLNDMQKKNVILQRFGNSPFIEDALAESGGETRELHQLIENIDYLQSLERVKAKLEFAEA, from the coding sequence ATGACACCACCTAACAATTTGTTCACGATTGAGCCGCAACATGACAGAAAAGCGTTTTATTCACAGTTAAAAGAGCACGGCATTCATGCCAGCGATTTGATGGGGATGCTCGCCTGCGGCAATATTCCGCCAGTGATGTACCGGGAATCAGAAATCCTCTCTGCGCTGGCGATCCTGTCATGCCGTAATACCAACAGTCTGGTGGTATCCGGCAATGAGGGCGTCGGAAAGTCCTGTTTTGTACGCAATCTTTCCCGCTATCTGTTACAGATCCAGCCGGGCTGCCATCTGGCGGAAATTAATATGGTGTCGCTGTATGCCGGTAATACCAGTCAGGAAGAGGTCGGAAAAAAGCTGGCGCTGGCGGTTGAGCTGGCCGAGCGGCATAAGGTCATTCTGTATCTCGATGGCACGCACGCGTTCACTGGGGAAAATGGTCAGTTGTCGCCGGGGATGCGTGTTCTCAACTCGCTCAGGCCGTATCTGATGACGCCATTCCGCTGCATTATTTCCGCCCCGTGCGAGGCGACGGAAACCCTGAAAAGTGACGCTACCTATAAAAAACGCTTCCGGTTTATTACGCTCTGCTCGCTCAATGACATGCAAAAGAAAAACGTGATCCTGCAACGTTTCGGGAATTCGCCTTTTATTGAGGACGCCCTGGCGGAGTCGGGCGGCGAAACGCGGGAATTACATCAGCTGATTGAAAATATCGATTATCTTCAGTCGCTGGAGCGCGTGAAAGCGAAGCTGGAATTTGCCGAAGCCTGA
- a CDS encoding methyl-accepting chemotaxis protein, translated as MTSKLSPGRKLKTKTLMLLSIFITITAGFGITMGLLLWQSMSQQEYVAKKHLQQIAQTETLEVSRRLDSALTAARDVGISAWALHESGLKDRKGLEQLLVSFLRAHDDFLSMSLTFEPNAFDGSDATFAGQAGQDPNGRYARYVDRDSAGNPALHNLVDYETPGSGDYYVLPRQRQKDVILEPYIYPYNGVDVMLTSIAAPVVRDGKFQGSVTADFSLETLQKMVGAIKPWDGVGYALLLSADNKVISAPDKATIGKPYKGTVTGREVIRYDDPVLGEPAFITWNTIAVGNSGTPWKLAVVTPVSVVMAEAWQGLINALILMVLSIAVVSLVVALVFTRKVARPVGGEPLEASEIALSVAHGNLNNAIPVQQGDTSSIFYALSAMQARLRDIVGDISDASHSVRAGSSEIAAGNTDLASRTEEQAAAIVETAASMEEISATVKNNAESAGRAIVLTEKAKDIAGAGEALVERVVHVMSQVDESSQKISDITSIIDSIAFQTNILALNAAVEAARAGEQGRGFAVVAGEVRTLASRSANAAKEISQLITESTGRVGQGVTLVNETGATMKQIIDAVTSVHLAINEIVRALDEQTRGVDQISVAVNQMDSVTQQNASLVQQVSAAAMSLEEQAKALETALAFFSTRQQMA; from the coding sequence ATGACCAGTAAGCTCTCTCCCGGAAGAAAGCTTAAGACCAAAACCCTGATGCTGTTATCTATTTTCATTACGATAACCGCAGGTTTTGGCATTACGATGGGTTTACTGCTCTGGCAATCGATGTCGCAGCAGGAATATGTCGCGAAAAAACACCTGCAACAAATTGCGCAAACGGAAACCCTTGAGGTGAGCCGTCGCCTGGATTCGGCGTTAACCGCCGCGCGCGATGTCGGCATCAGCGCCTGGGCGCTGCATGAGTCCGGGCTTAAGGATCGCAAAGGGCTGGAGCAGTTGTTAGTCAGCTTCTTGCGCGCGCATGATGATTTTTTATCGATGTCGCTGACTTTCGAGCCCAACGCGTTTGACGGAAGCGACGCCACATTTGCCGGGCAGGCGGGCCAGGATCCGAACGGACGCTACGCGCGTTATGTGGACCGCGACAGCGCAGGCAACCCGGCGCTGCATAATCTGGTGGATTATGAAACTCCCGGCAGCGGTGATTATTACGTGCTTCCGCGCCAGCGGCAGAAAGATGTCATCCTCGAGCCTTATATCTACCCCTACAACGGCGTGGATGTGATGCTCACGTCGATTGCGGCGCCTGTCGTACGCGACGGTAAATTCCAGGGCTCGGTGACCGCTGATTTCTCGCTCGAAACGCTGCAAAAAATGGTGGGCGCGATCAAACCCTGGGATGGCGTTGGCTATGCGCTGCTCCTCTCGGCTGACAATAAAGTGATCTCCGCGCCGGATAAAGCGACCATCGGCAAGCCTTATAAGGGCACCGTGACGGGCCGCGAGGTGATTCGCTATGACGATCCGGTGCTGGGCGAACCGGCGTTTATCACCTGGAACACGATTGCCGTGGGCAACAGCGGCACGCCGTGGAAGCTGGCGGTGGTCACGCCGGTGAGCGTGGTGATGGCCGAAGCCTGGCAGGGGCTTATCAATGCCCTTATTCTGATGGTGCTGAGCATCGCGGTCGTGAGCCTGGTGGTGGCGCTGGTCTTCACCCGTAAGGTGGCGCGCCCGGTGGGCGGCGAACCGCTGGAGGCGTCGGAAATCGCGCTCTCTGTCGCGCATGGCAACCTGAATAACGCGATTCCGGTACAGCAGGGCGATACCAGCAGCATCTTCTATGCGTTAAGTGCGATGCAGGCGCGGCTGCGCGACATTGTCGGCGATATCAGCGATGCCAGTCATTCCGTGCGCGCCGGCAGCAGTGAAATCGCCGCGGGCAATACCGATCTGGCATCCCGCACCGAAGAGCAGGCAGCCGCGATTGTCGAGACGGCCGCCAGCATGGAAGAGATTTCCGCGACGGTGAAAAACAACGCCGAGAGCGCCGGCCGCGCGATTGTGCTGACGGAGAAAGCGAAGGATATCGCGGGCGCGGGTGAAGCGCTGGTGGAGCGCGTGGTGCATGTGATGTCGCAGGTGGATGAGAGCTCGCAGAAAATCAGCGACATCACCAGCATCATCGACAGCATCGCCTTCCAGACCAACATCCTGGCGCTGAACGCCGCGGTGGAAGCGGCGCGCGCCGGTGAGCAGGGGCGCGGCTTCGCGGTCGTCGCCGGTGAAGTGCGCACGCTCGCCAGCCGCAGCGCGAACGCGGCGAAAGAGATCTCTCAGCTTATTACGGAATCGACCGGCCGCGTCGGGCAGGGCGTGACGCTGGTGAACGAAACCGGCGCCACGATGAAACAGATCATCGACGCGGTGACCAGCGTACACCTGGCGATTAACGAAATCGTGCGGGCGCTGGATGAGCAGACCCGCGGGGTGGATCAGATAAGCGTGGCGGTGAATCAGATGGACAGCGTGACCCAGCAGAACGCCTCGCTGGTGCAGCAGGTTTCCGCGGCGGCGATGTCGCTTGAGGAGCAGGCGAAGGCGCTGGAAACCGCGCTGGCGTTCTTCAGTACCCGCCAGCAGATGGCCTGA
- a CDS encoding Exc2 family lipoprotein gives MMRYGVVVVAVAAVLTGCATRTSPEIHARHYVLQGMESHDANLRVDKAGSIAAFMPAFTSVYNQGKADKAQGRDAAWAERQAKAYRENACGIQTTSEFANHRGQFSDDNTSPREKRMLGDDLAQTYLDGFYGR, from the coding sequence ATGATGCGTTATGGAGTTGTAGTGGTGGCTGTGGCCGCGGTATTAACCGGGTGTGCGACCCGAACGTCGCCGGAAATACATGCGCGGCACTATGTCCTGCAGGGAATGGAGTCGCACGACGCGAATTTGAGAGTGGATAAAGCCGGGAGCATCGCCGCGTTTATGCCTGCCTTTACCAGCGTCTACAATCAGGGCAAAGCGGATAAAGCGCAGGGGCGTGATGCCGCCTGGGCAGAGCGTCAGGCTAAAGCTTACCGCGAGAACGCCTGCGGCATACAAACCACCAGCGAATTCGCGAACCATCGCGGCCAGTTCTCAGATGACAACACCAGCCCGCGCGAAAAGCGGATGCTGGGCGACGATCTGGCGCAGACCTATCTGGATGGGTTTTACGGCCGGTAG
- a CDS encoding MBL fold hydrolase, producing the protein MITLCKACGTSYAFSPPRCKICDDERQFVPVTGQQWVDADALLASHSNKWKQHAPDLFSIRTVPDFAIGQRAFLLRTPQGNILWDCVATLDDATKTLVSALGGLMAVAISHPHFYTTMQDWAAAFDAPVYLHASDREWIMRESPFIRLWEGDELTLTGDIRLLRLGGHFAGGAVLHDARGDGLLLTGDILQVTPGANSVSFMWSYPNMLPLPAATVSAMIDRLRGVTFSTLWGAFEGREITAGASERVRLSCEKYVACLNNAG; encoded by the coding sequence GTGATCACCCTCTGTAAAGCCTGCGGCACGTCTTATGCGTTCTCTCCGCCGCGGTGCAAAATTTGCGACGATGAGCGGCAGTTTGTGCCGGTGACGGGCCAGCAGTGGGTGGATGCCGACGCCCTGCTCGCTTCCCATTCGAATAAGTGGAAACAGCATGCTCCCGACCTTTTCAGCATCCGGACCGTACCGGATTTCGCCATTGGCCAGCGCGCGTTTCTGCTGCGCACGCCGCAGGGAAATATTCTCTGGGACTGCGTCGCCACGCTGGATGACGCGACCAAAACCCTGGTTTCCGCGCTCGGCGGGTTGATGGCTGTCGCCATTTCGCATCCGCATTTTTACACCACCATGCAGGACTGGGCGGCCGCCTTTGACGCGCCGGTTTACCTGCATGCCAGCGACCGCGAGTGGATCATGCGCGAGAGCCCGTTTATCCGGCTCTGGGAGGGCGACGAACTAACGCTTACCGGTGATATCCGGCTACTACGCCTGGGCGGGCATTTCGCGGGCGGCGCCGTGTTGCATGACGCGCGTGGCGACGGCCTGCTGCTGACCGGCGATATTTTGCAGGTGACGCCGGGTGCGAACAGCGTCTCTTTTATGTGGAGTTACCCGAATATGCTGCCGCTCCCGGCGGCGACCGTCAGCGCGATGATCGACAGGTTGCGAGGCGTGACATTCTCGACGCTCTGGGGCGCGTTTGAAGGCCGGGAAATCACCGCCGGGGCCAGCGAGCGGGTACGTCTCTCGTGCGAAAAGTATGTGGCGTGTCTGAATAACGCGGGTTAA